In Bacillus thuringiensis, the DNA window TGGAAGTTTAGTCTCATAGATTCCAAGGCCATATGCATCACCAACACCTTCTCCCTCTGTAGGAACTGTAGTAAGCATTTCTTTTAGCTCACGTTCCTTCAGTAACTTACCACCAAGTAATGATGAAAAGAACTTATTTAAATCGTCCGCATTAGAAATCATATCTCCAGCTGAACTACCTATACTCGGATTATAATACGTTACATCTTTCAACTCACTCGTTCCGTCAATTTTCAAATACCCTCGAGCATGATTATTGCCTGGAATAACGGTTGAATTCCCTGGTAAAAATGTGTTTGCCAAGTCCAAAGGTTCAATAATTCTCTTTTCAATTTCTTCCGCATAACTATTTCCAGTTATTTTTTCAATAAGCATTCCTAGTATTACGTATCCTGTATTTGAATATGACCATCCCTTGCCTGGTGAAAAATCTTGCGGATAAGAAAGTCCAATTTTCACTAGTTCTTCAGCTGTATACGATTTTCTTGTATTCGTAAAGTCCGCGTCTTTTGACTTTAAATATTCAGCTATACCACTCGTATGATTCAAAAGTTGACGTATCGTAATTTGATTGCCATCATACCCATTTCCTTGTACGAGACCCGGTAACCATTTTTCAATTGAATCGTCAAGTTGCACGCGATTTTCTCCTACTAATTGAAGAACAGTCGTAGCAGTAAAAGTCTTCGTCACACTAGCAATCCGAAAGCGATAATCTGATTTCATCGATTTCTTTGTACTTAAATCCGCGACGCCAGCATTATAACTACTAATTTTTCCGTTATTATACGTCTTAACTAATACCCCTGGCGCTCCAACTTGGATTGTTTCTTGCATGACTCGTTTCCAGCCATTCCGACTCTTTTGATCATGTGCTTCTGACGAACTAGAAATATTTTGAGTAGACTCTGCTTTCACAGTAAAACCTGGTGTGAATAAAGTAGTACCCGCTAATAAGACTGCCAAACTCGCTAACTTAATTGAAGAACATTTTTTCATAAGGCTTTCTCTCCTCTATTCATATCGTATTGATTCAAGCTATACTTTCATCCTATATGATAAACCTCTCTTTTTTCTTATCCATTCCTTACGAAATACTTACTTTCAAAATTAGACGACCAGATGGGGAAAAATAATGTATGAAAATAAAAAAAGAACGTGTTTTCAATTTATCAAAACACGTTCTCTTACATACTTAAAACCCTATATCAACTTTTTAGTTCATTCACTTTTACCATCCTGCACTAGCGTTCATGCCATTCCCGATAATAGTAAGAAGTAATGGCCACAGCACTGGCGCTAACATAAGAAATAGATTAAACAGTATAAGTATTCTATATCTCCCAGGGATATTATAATTTTTACGATTAACAAATACTACAAAAACTAATAATATTATGGTCGTTACAAATAAAAGTAACACTAACAACCAATACCAAACCATTAAACTGAGACTCCATGGCTGTAATAGTTCGTGTACAATACCAAATGTAATTCCTAATACTGCAAAACTAAAGGTAGTAATTGTTGCTTTGATAAACAATTTACTTAATTTTTTATCGTATGTATACTTACAATATAAATCTATTAACGTGTATAAAGATAAAAAGGCCATTATTACACCTATCCAAGACAATAACCAGTCTCCGCCTCCTCTAACTAACATAAACAGAAACCAACACATCCCTGCTGTAGAAAAAATAAAGGAAAGGAGTATGTTTTTCAATACCGGTTTCATTCTATTTTCACACCCTTACAAAAATTTAAATATAAATTATATTTTTTATTTACATGATACCCGTAATTGATTCATCTCTTTTTCATTCTATATTGATGAAGTGAAGATAACCTCAAAAAAAATTCAACGAGCAATACTCTACTAAGGCTACCTTTTTCCATTGGTAGAGATATAAAGTGAAACTTTAATCAGTGGGGGTTTTCTCCATCCCCCACTGATTATTAGTTGAACCAATCGGACTTTTATGGGCAGTTGATCCCCCACCTAAATTCTTTGCTTTCGCTGCATTTTGAGGTGGGGGTCTTACTGCCCATTAAAGCGGGATAAAAAAGTAAGTATACATTACCATGTAATTAAATATAAGTAAATGAAATTAATTTACAGTTCATTTCATTTACTTATATTAATGTCACGCTTTCCCGTCTCGCTCTATCCATCGTACAGTCTTCTCTACATCTAACTCCGTATACGTCTTTTCTCCATATCGGACAGACTCATATATCGGAATAATATCCCCCGTTCTACAAATTCTGCTTAACCATTGTTGCATCGTTTCATAGGACCTTCTCTGTTCATGAAATGGTAAAGTTCTTTCCCATTCAACTAACGTTTTCCTTATCGTATCTTTAGGTAACGGCTGTTCAAACTGATGCATCACTTTCTTGTTCTTTTCGGTTCTATCCGTATTTTCTTTTGTTATCGATTGTTTATCCTGTTCTATTTCTGATTTCGTTACCTTTTTCCTCATTAATTTATAAAAAGCATATAGAATGATCACTGCAATAATTACATAAAAAATGATACTAATCCATGCATTTGAAAGAACAGAAAACACGTCATTCCATGAATTCCCCTGTTTGAAAAGCGGGATTTTCCTATCTATTTTCGTTCTGGTGTCTACAACTCCTGTTTCTTCATCTATAATTCTTTCAGGCTCATCAAACTGTTCGTTTATACTAGTAAAATCATAATTTCTTTCCGATATTATCTTAGTCTTACTGGAAAAACGTTCTTTTATTATTTCTTGCACATGCACAACACCTTGTGATAACGTTATCGCACTAACCGTAAAGAAAAGTATGATGAAAACTCTAATACTCCAAGTTTTCACTTTCATATGTCGCTCTTTATTAGCCATGTCGTAAACCCCTTCTTATTCTTTAATTACGACCCATTTATTCGTTCTGCTGTTTTTCCTTGGTGAAGTACCAAGAATTAAAGGAACTGCATCCAGTTCCTTACGACGAAAGCCTGCTGTGTAAAAATAAGAAGAAGAT includes these proteins:
- a CDS encoding serine hydrolase domain-containing protein — translated: MKKCSSIKLASLAVLLAGTTLFTPGFTVKAESTQNISSSSEAHDQKSRNGWKRVMQETIQVGAPGVLVKTYNNGKISSYNAGVADLSTKKSMKSDYRFRIASVTKTFTATTVLQLVGENRVQLDDSIEKWLPGLVQGNGYDGNQITIRQLLNHTSGIAEYLKSKDADFTNTRKSYTAEELVKIGLSYPQDFSPGKGWSYSNTGYVILGMLIEKITGNSYAEEIEKRIIEPLDLANTFLPGNSTVIPGNNHARGYLKIDGTSELKDVTYYNPSIGSSAGDMISNADDLNKFFSSLLGGKLLKERELKEMLTTVPTEGEGVGDAYGLGIYETKLPNGVSVWGHGGAIPGFMTFAGGVIGGKHTFAVNVNSLGPIDILTQFNKMMQIEFQK
- a CDS encoding DUF3902 family protein; this translates as MKPVLKNILLSFIFSTAGMCWFLFMLVRGGGDWLLSWIGVIMAFLSLYTLIDLYCKYTYDKKLSKLFIKATITTFSFAVLGITFGIVHELLQPWSLSLMVWYWLLVLLLFVTTIILLVFVVFVNRKNYNIPGRYRILILFNLFLMLAPVLWPLLLTIIGNGMNASAGW
- a CDS encoding signal peptidase II; this encodes MANKERHMKVKTWSIRVFIILFFTVSAITLSQGVVHVQEIIKERFSSKTKIISERNYDFTSINEQFDEPERIIDEETGVVDTRTKIDRKIPLFKQGNSWNDVFSVLSNAWISIIFYVIIAVIILYAFYKLMRKKVTKSEIEQDKQSITKENTDRTEKNKKVMHQFEQPLPKDTIRKTLVEWERTLPFHEQRRSYETMQQWLSRICRTGDIIPIYESVRYGEKTYTELDVEKTVRWIERDGKA